GTGTTATGTGAGTTTTATCTATGGATATTTACCacgttatacattttaaaataaatattaatttaaaaataacaaacgcATTTTCTTACTaacacaaataatattttaaaatgaaaaacagctcGATTTTCTGTAACAAAAAATAGTGAATCTTTAGATCACAAAAGAATGGATACAGAACTTGTGGTATTCCATCCATCAGAATATTATACAGGAGTTAAAATGGATGGGTTAGAGCTACATGTGTCAACATGAATAAAAAAACAATGTTGCATAAAAGAATACTTTTCACTTTTATACCTTTCATAAAAAGCCTAAAAACAAATTTTACGTACACACACATTGATAGTAAATCAAGCACGCCTGGAGCAGGGAGTCACATGTTACTGTcagtgtggggctgggagggcacaTTGCTCCCGGTGTGTGTGTTCTGCTCTGCAGAAATGTACAGAGGTGTAAATGATGGGGAAAACAAAAGCAGTGGGAAGGCAGTGCCTTACATTTATCTAGTCCAGGTTTGTGGAGGGCAGCAGCCTTCACTCTGTTCTGACCGCACACATCGGACAGGGAATGAGCGGGCAGCCGCGACGCTGCTGTTATAGGTGGGTCTGGGGAGGACGGAGGGCAGTAATGTCATCACTActgtgggggagggctgggggaccCCCCAGGGCCCAGGGGACGACAGGGGGGCAGCCATGTCGTCACCGTTATAGGGGGTCTGGGGGATCCCCAGGGCCCGGGGAGGATGGGGGGGCAGTTACTGAGCGGGGTCTGGGGGCGCGGGGCCGGACCACTGCCTAAACTGCCTAAACCCCGCGTTGTGCGCCGCACGCGCCCCCACGAGACCACCGCTCGTCCGGAGGGCGCTGGGCCCACGCGCCAGCGTCGCCCCCCGGGACGCGAACCTGAGAGACCCCGCCCCGCTCCCCGCAGGTGCCCCGCTCGGCCAGCCCCGCGGTCCGGGGGTCCCGGGTCCAATGCCCACCGCTCGGCCCGCGCCCGCCTCGCCGTTCCCGGCGCCGCCGCCAGGGGCCGCCGCCGCGCCCCTATGACACAGCAACAATAGAGGCCGCTCTGGCCCGCACGCTGCCGGCCCGCGCTTCCGCCGGAAGAGAGCCGCCGGCACGGGGGCGGGTCTGGCGGCGCAATGGGCGGCCGCCCTTGCCAATCGCCCGCGGGCCAGCGCCCGTCCCTCACCTGACGGGGCCCAATCGGCGGCGAGAGCGGTAGGCGGGGCGGGGCAAGCGAGGGCTTCCGGCGGGGCCCGGCAGGCGCCGAGGAGGAAGAGCGAGCCTTGACTGCGCCTCTCTGCCGAGTCTCGGCGCGGCCCAGGTGCGGGGTCGTCGGGGGCGGGGACGGTTACGGAGGCGGCCAGGGGCGGGGCCTGCGCCTTCGGCGGCCCCCGGGCGGGCGCCGGGTCGGCCGGGGCTGGAGAGGCTGGGGGCCGGGTCGGGGGCCGAGCGCGGGCCGGGGTTCTCGGGGCCTGCCTCTCGGGCAGCTCGGCCGCCGCCCCGGGCCTGCCGCGGCCGTAGCCGAGGGCGTCGGGCGGTGGGGCCTGCGGGTGGGAGCGGGTCGGCCGGCCGCGGGCCTGCGTTTCCCCAGGTGCTCGTGTTTTGTCTCCGAAGGGAGCGAGCCGGCCGCGCTGCAGTTTACCGGCGGTGTGTCCGATGGAAACTAGGTTTAGGCCCAAGTGTGGTCTCCCATTCGGTGTGGTAGCGGTGTGCCTGCCCAGATCGAGGTTTTAAATCTTTCGGAGCCGCAGGTTAAAGGgcagtttatttaaaaagtacgGAAGGTGGTGTTGGCGAGGGTCTCCCGCTGTGATGGGGTCTAGATGCAGAGGTAAATTTCGTTGTTTGAGAACCACGAGAAGCTGGGGACCTGGCTCCACGGGCTCAGGTACCGTGGGGTCGGTCCACCCCAGGAGGAGTTCGGCAGCAGCTGTGGGGCGGCTGAGGCCCGTCCCCTTGCCCCCAGCAGGGGACGGCCTGGGCTTCAGAGAGAGGCCCTTTCCCTCTGCCCGTTCCCGCGTAGCATCTGGAGGTGCTACGGTAGTGACCGGCTCTGCGTGCTGGTCCCTCTTTCAGGATGACGACTTCAGGCGCTCTGTTTCCAAGCCTGGTGCCAGGCTCCCGTGGGTCCTCCAACAAGTATTTGGTGGAGTTTCGGGCCGGAAAAATGTCATTGAAAGGAACTACTGTCACCCCAGATAAACGGAAAGGGCTTGTGTACATTCAGCAGACGGATGACTCCCTCATTCACTTTTGCTGGAAAGACAGGACATCGGGGAACGTGGAAGACGTAAGTGTCTGGGAGCCTGAACCTCATCCTAAGGACCCCCGTCCAGTCGTCAGGACAGCGTGGTTTTTACAGGAGGGCACCACGCTTTGGGCACCGAGCAGCTGTTTCCCAGTTTGGCGTGTGTTGGTGGGATGCGTGGATCCATTAGTTCAGTGCCCTCGTCAGCTGTTTTCCTCTGCCTGTGGGGCTTCCTAGCCTCAGTGATTATCTAGATTTCTcccatctgtgtgtgtatgtttaaaacTGAAGATTGGAGAAACCATGTAAAAATCCTGACCTTTATCACAGCCCTCCAGAAAGCTTTCTCTAGCAGTCATCTTATTTAGTGTTCTTTGTTCTTCAGACTGAATCGTTTTTCGTAGGTTCGAGAGCAGGTCAGAGTTGACTTTTTAATTCATCTTGGAATGTTGCTCCCAAAACGTCTCTGTTAGAAATCCTTCAGGAGCCGGAAGCCCTCCTTCCCTGTTCAGCACCGAGCCCCTCTCCTGGCCCTCATGACCTTCGTGCGGTGCCTCAGAGCCTCATCTGTCTGCCCTGCAGAGACCCCGCTGGTGACGGGCTTGGCGACTTGTTGGCGTCTGTGTCCCGtgtcctctccccccacccgcaCTCACTTAGGCACAGGGTCCAGCCTGTTTTCCTGGAGGTTCTGGGGCTCGGCAGTGCTGTTTCCGTGGCGCTGACTCGGCTCGTGTGCTGCTCTCTAGGACTTGATCATCTTCCCCGACGACTGCGAGTTCAAGCGCGTGCCGCAGTGCCCCAGCGGGAGGGTCTACGTGCTCAAGTTCAAGGCGGGGTCCAAACGCCTCTTCTTCTGGATGCAGGTGTGTAGGTGTCGCACTTAGGCTAGAAGCTTCTTCACCGGGTGGTCGAGCTCGCCTTCACAGACCGGCCGGTGCTGACCATGGAACCCGAGGGTGCCAGCGTGTCGCCTTGTTGGGGGCGGCACTGGGGACAGGCTCCGCCAGAGTCCAGACACTTGTAGCTGGGCTTCGGGTGCCCTTTCGAGGATGGAATTTCCTGGCTGACCGGCAGGAGTGATTTCCAGGCTGGGTCCTGTCTCTGCTTGTGGTTTGCTCGTCTCCCAGGGGCCCCCCCACCCAGGGTCATGAGCAGCCTGGACCAAAGGCAGGCGTGCGCCTGTGTGGTGTCCCTTGTCCTGCCTCTTCTCCCGTGGTGTGCTCTGTCTCTGGGTGGCAGTGCACCAGGCCGTCCTCGTACCCACTGGAGGTGGACTTGCTCGTGCAGTGGGTATGCACCTGCGTTTGTAGTTTTGACAGAGGTTGTACTGCTGCCCTCCCCCCGGCACCTTCTAGAACAGGGCAGGAAAGGTTTTCCTCTGTGGGCTGGATGGTCTGTGTTGCACCTGCTGAAGTAGTGTGACAGTGGCCGTGGACGGGGAGTAAATGGATGGGCGCAGCcatgttccagtaaaactttatttgcaaccGCAGACGGGGTCGAGGTTTGCCAGTCGCTGGTGTAGAGCTTGTTTCTCCACAGTTTCGCCAAGAAAAGATGTCAGACTCACACCAGCCACTTTTCTGctcccctctgctctgaggttAGGGCTGTGTCTTGTGTGCctccccctggcccccaccccatgACCTTGCAGGCCCGCTGCGCACACACTCGGTGACTCTTGGATGAATGAGTCATGGGTGctttgtctcacagttctgggggtgCCCACAGGGTGGTGCTGCCTGATGCCCCCCTGCCCACACCCACGTGCTCAGAGTCAGTGCCCAGCTAACCCTGGAGGGCCACGGGCTGGTCAGCGGACAGTGGTGCGGTAGCAGGGTTATTTCACGGCAGAACACGTGTTGAAGGATTTGCGGTTTTAGACCGTCGCGGAAACAACCGCGTCTGGAGGGTCGGCGTTGCCCTGTGCTGAGCGCTCCTAGTGCTTTAGCCTCCCCGCCTGTAACGTGGGTGCTCGCACAGCCCCAGCGGGCACATCGGGCTGCTGTCCCCGTGCGCCCCGCCGGGGCCTCTCCTTGCTGTGACCACGGACAGGTGgcacctctccaggcctcaggtcCCTTGTCAGAATGGTTGTTGATGGGTGGCTGCTCAGCTGCGCCTGCTGCCGTGTCCTCCCCGCAGGAGCCCAAGACGGACCAGGACGAGGAGCACTGCCGGAAGGTCAACGAGTATCTGAACAACCCGCCGATGCCCGGAGCCCTGGGGGCGAGTGGAAGCGCAGGCCACGAGCTGTCTGCGCTGGGCGGTAATGGTCACCTTCCCGGATGTGCGGTGAGGTCAGAGTAGCTTTCCGCCAACGTGGATCCCTGGTGGTGCGGGccggtggtttgtttttttttttttgcggtacgcgggcctctcaccgctgtggcctctcccgttgcggagcacgggctccggacgcgcaggctcagcggccacggctcacgggcccagccgccccgcggcatgtgggatcttcccggaccggggcacgaacccgcgtcccccgcatcggcaggcggactcccaaccgctgcgccaccggggaagccccgggCCGGTGGCTTTTAATGGAAGTAGAGGTGTCCGGGTTAGAAGCTCCTCTCGGCAGTTCCCCCTCGGGGCTCCCATCTCCATGTGGTGAAGCGGTGTACGAGCCCTACTGCGCTGGCTCGTGTCGGGAGACACTCGCCACACACTTCGGGGCAGCCGAGGTGGGGGCCGGCCCTGGACCGTGGCAGCGGGCGTGCGCACAGCTGGAGGCCCGGGCCTGAGCGCCTCCTGTCTTGCAGGTGAGGGCGGCCTGCAGAGCCTGCTGGGGAACATGAGCCACagccagctcatgcagctgatcGGCCCCGCCGGCCTCGGAGGACTGGGTGAGGGGCCGCGGGCCCGCGGGAGCCTTGCTTTGAACGCCTTGCGGCTTCTCATTGCTTCTGAGCGACACCTGTGAATGTTCTGTGCCCTGGcctccctggggagggggctggtttGCCTTAGGGTTTGACCTGGGAGCTGGGTGGGCAAGGCCTTCCAGGGCCCCCGGGGAGGACCCAGTTCCATACTTCGGGGGAGCATGGCTGGCTGAGGTGCCGAGCCTGAGAACGCGTGCTCGGGGCCCCTGGTCTCCTGGGTTGGCCTGCCTGCTGCCAGCTCCTGTCAGGCTCGTGTTTCTGGGACACTTTGGAAACGCTGGTTACTTGCACGGGATTTGAACTCCATGTTACCTTGAACCCAGGTGCATTAGTAGGGTCACGGAACGGAAGTGGTCTGATTTAGCAGACTCAGCTGCCGGGACACACCTGAGTAGTCGCTGCTCCTGGGCCCCCGCGGGCCTGCTGTGGTCACCACCTTCCCCTGCTCGGCCACTGGCTTTAGTGCTGGGCCTTTCTgctcctggggggggggggggcctccaGCAGGATGTGATGTGTGAGCTGCGTCTCCTTGCTCCTGTAGGTGGCCTGGGGGCGCTGACGGGGCCGGGCCTGGCCAGCCTACTGGGGAGCGGAGGGCCTCCAGCGAGCAGCTCTTCCCCCAGGTGAGCCTCACGCCGCGCATCTGGTGTGGCCGAGTGTCCCCTTCTCCACGGGGGCCGGATGTAGGAGGTGCCGAAGGACACAATAGGTATCTGGGGAGGGTCCGTCCCTTTAAGGGTTCAGGCTCTCCTGGGGCCCGGGCAGGACCGACGCGTTGTGGCGCCTTGGTGGGCGCGTAGCCGCTGCAGCACTGGCCTCGCTTTTCCCAGCTCCCGGAGCCCGTCGGCAGCGGTCACCCCGTCCTCCACCGCCCCTTCCACGCGCACCACCCCAGCCCCCTCCGCTCCAGCAGCTGCCTCGGTGAGCAGCCCGAGCCCCGCGCCCAGTCCAGGCAATGGAGCCAGCACGGCAGCCAGCCCGACCCAGCCCATCCAGCTGAGCGACCTTCAGAGCATTCTAGCCACTATGAACGTGCCGGCCGGGCCGGGAGGCGGCCAGCAAGGTAACACGTGCTCCTCGGCCCCAGGCTGGGGGGTGAAGGTGCCCGCTGCCCCCTGCCCGCCCGCCCACTGATGGCCACCTGCTTGTGCCCCAGTGGACCTGGCCAGCGTGCTGACGCCCGAGATCATGGCCCCCATCCTTGCCAACGCGGATGTCCAGGAGCGCCTGCTGCCCTACCTGCCGTCTGGGGAGTCGCTGCCGCAGACCGCGGAGGAGATCCAGAACACGCTGACCTCGCCCCAGTTCCAGCAGGTAGGCGCGTGGCCCGGGTGCCCCGCTGTGTGCTCGCAGTGGGGGGCACTGCCCACTGCAGCACAGCCCCCCCCGGTGCTGAGCGCCCCTGCCCCTGTGGCTCCCCCAGTTCTCTGCACGGACTCAGGCGCCTGGCTCTTCCCTGCAGGCCCTGGGCATGTTCAGCGCGGCCTTGGCCTCGGGGCAGCTGGGGCCCCTCATGTGCCAGTTTGGGCTGCCTGCAGAGGCCGTGGAGGCCGCCAACAAGGGCGGTAAGTACTTGTCCCTCCGCCTCAGTCGAGGCAGAGGTGGTTTTCTCCTTGCATTTGAGAGAAAAGGCCTCCCCTGTTTGTTTGTGGAGCACTGGGCTGGCTTGTCCCCATGGCCCTGGCCTCCATCTGATTTtcacctccctgccccctggTCAGCAGGGCCAAGCCAGGGCCTAGAAAGGTCACCTCGTGCTTTTAAATTGGTTTTAGATGTGGAAGCATTTGCCAAAGCCATGCAGAGCAGTGCCAGCCCCGAGCAGCAGGAGGGCGGCGGGCAGGACAGGAAGGACGAGGAGGAGGACATGAGCTTGGACTGAGTCGCCTGCTGTCAGAGGGTTGGCCGCCCGGCCGTGCGGCCTCAGCGGGGGCGTGTGAGCGCGCCCCTCCCACCTCTGTCCCAACTTGCTCATCAATAAAAGTCTTCTCTTTTATCTGCCAACTCTGGTTTGCGTGCCCGGGGTGGGTCGTGACGGCCCCGTCCGTCCCCCTGTCAGTCATCAGCCCGCCGGGAGCTGGCGCGGGAAAAGCCCCTCCAGGTCCCGCTTCTGACTGACTGACTCAGGGACGGGCATGCTGGGGGAAGGGCTCCGCACGTGAGCGCTCTGCTCGCCTCGGACCTCCAGACCCGCCGGACTGCTGCTCTTTTTCTCCACTTAAAGTTGACACTCGGTTACACAGaaatgacttttaatttttgtttcaagaAGCAGGGATGGATGACTTACAGAGCTCCCATTAAAAACTGGTGGAAGGGAAATTTCATAAttaaactgaaagataaaaagtaaagtaTAAAACCCCCATTTTGCAGTGTTTTACCCTTTCCCTTAGAAAGTCAGACATAACTTAAACCATTCCCAGAAATAAGACTCATCACCCGGAGAATCTGGAGTCTACATGAACAGACATACACAAACCGTCTAAAAAAATCGGCCGAGGGCGGTGTTGTCAGCCGGTTGTGTGGAGAGGCCGGGGGTTCCAGGGTGGGGAAGGACCCTGCCCGACGGGGCGGCCTGCCTCGGGGCTCTGGGCCTGGGGGCTCTGAAGACCCTCTCCTGGCTGCTGGAGCTGGTGGCTGGGGTCCCAGAGGGGCAGCTGTGCTACGTGGCTGGGCAGCCGCTGGCCCCCACTGCCCCCTGCACGCCCGCAGCACGAGGCCAGGAGACCAGGGCCTGGTTCACCACCAGATTCCGCATGCAGCCGCGGTAGGTTGGAGGCCGCGTCCAgggttctgggggtgggggagggagggagacgggtTGGAGCAGAGGCCGGCATCCCACCAGGCTTCGGTCTCCCCGCCGGGGTGGAAAGCAGGGTGACCCCAGTGCCTGGTCCCCAGGGacagccttcctccctccccctgcccccaggccgaGGCCACGCTCACCAGGCAGGCCCCCGAGGTACAGCGGCACTGGGGCGTCAGCCGGGGCGGCCGGCGCGGGGCCCAGGGTGTGGTTGCTCTGCAGGTCCACCTCCAGCCGGAGCCTGTTCCCGCCTTTGGTCACTGCCGGGCACAGGAGTTCCTTGGGGCCGGGCTGGGGCGCCCCTCACCAGCCAGCCACAGGACCAGGGGCCCTTTGCCCCTTTGCTCCGGCTTTTGAGTCCCTGCCTGATCCCCGCCCCAGGGGTCTACAGCTGCCCCCAGCGGGGGTGGGGTCAGGAGGGCCCAGCTCACCTGCTAGGCGGTGCCACCGCCCATCACACAGTGCCTCGGGGAGCGTCACCAGTGTGGAGAACTCGCCTGAGCCGTCATCTGCCCGCAGCAGGACCTGGGGCGGCAGCGGGTCAGGAGGGCCCTACCAACCCAGATCTCGCCCCGAGGCTGCGGCCCAACCCGCTTACCTGCCTCCCCAGCACCCGCAGCTCCAGGTAGGGGGGCGCTGGGCCCCGGCCCAAGTGGAAGACGAGGCCGGTGGCTGTCTGGGGCCGCACCTCCAGCTCCAGGCCCAGGTCAGGCAGTGTGGCCCCCAGGGTGTCTGCAGGGAGGGGCCGTGAGAGGAGGAAGGCCTCGGCACCAGGCCCCCCCGCCCTGTTCTGGGCGtcactcccaccccagcccaggcaTGTGGGGGACTGGGGGACGCCAGCAGGGGACAGACCTAGAGTGATGACTCCCCCGCTGCCTGCAAAGAACAGGCCCTTCTCCAGGGGACCGGAGAAGCAGGGTGTGGCCCCCACCACCCGGGTGGGAGCCCCCAGGAGTTGCCCGTCCAACTTCAGTCTCTTCACACAACCACTGAACCCGGAGCGGCTGATGGCCACCTGTGTGGGCACAGAGGGGTGAGCTGGGTCAGGTGCCTGGGGTGCCGAGGAGGGCGGAGAGCGTCCagcggggcaggggtgggaggctgGGGCGAGGCGGCTCTCACCGGGAGCTGTGGGCTGTGGCCGCCAGCAGGGAGGCCCCCCACAAAGAGAGTGTGTGGCCGGGGGCCTTCCTCCCCCTGGTGCCGCCGGCCCGGCCCCTCCCGGCTCTGGGCCCAGACCCCGTCCGTCACCAGCTGGATCCGAGTCTTCTCCCAACGCACGGACACCTGGGAGTGGGAAGGCACGTCAGGGTGGGAGCCCGCGGGGCCagtgccccgccccgcccctgcgtcccctctccccaggccctcaCTGTGTGCCACCGGCCAGTCCGTGAACGCTGGCGGCTCTGGACTCGGAGCTGGGGCCCAGGGCCTTCCGTCTGAGCGACAAAGCGTCCGTGGCTCAGGAAGAGGGCTAGGGAAGGGCTGCTGGCCGTCAGGGGGGCAGCGAAGAGCAAGAGCCCTCGGGGGGCGTGCGGGCGGATGAGCATGGAGAGCTGCGACCTGGAAGCCAGGCAGGGGCGTCAGCCAAGGCTGCCCCTACCCCAgcagccccctctccccaccgCCGGCCCTGGCCTTACCAGTCACTGGTGGGGGGCGGGACGTGTGCAAACTCCAGGTGACTGGACAAGGGACCCCCAAACTGGTAGGCGTCTCGTATGGCCCTGCGGGGCCAGGGTGGCGAGCAGGAAGCGTCCTGGGCGGGCTGCCGGCTGCGGCGGGAGGCCTGGGGGGTCGGATGGGGATGAGGGAATGCAGGAATGCATGGAGGCCACCTTCTGCCTACCCCAGCCCCGTGTCCCCACCTTCGTGGCCCGCAGTCCTCGCGGGCTCTGATCTGGCGCCTGGGTGCGAGGGGCCGGGACGCAGCCTGCGCTCACGTTGATACCCTCCAGGTTCTGCTGCAGGTCAAACACGCGCTGCGGCCCCAGGAGCCTGCGGAGGGCGGGGGTACGTGCGGGTCGGTGCTGGGCCGGGCCGGTGGGTCGTCACCAGCCCTCCCGGGGCCCGCTCAGCTCACCGCAGCACGAAAACATTGCTTATGCAGCCACTGAAGTTACGGAGGGCGTCCGGCTTGGGCAAGCCCCCCAGGAAGAGCTGACTCGACCCctcaggctggggctggggccacGGCTCCCGGTGGGGCCTCATCTCCTGAAGCTGGTCGTCCACATAGAGCCAGACCCTGGCGAGGAGAGCAGTGtttcccccaccctgcccccgacCCCGGCTCTACTGCGCCCCCTCCCTGGAGAGACCAGGTAAGCCTGACTCACCCTGTTCTGTTGCTGTAGAAAGTGACATAATGGGGGGCCCCGTCGGCAAAGCCTCGTCGCGTTTTCACCTCGGTCCTTGCAAGCCGGAGGGTCACGTGGCCCTGCTGCAGGGACACCTCGCATGGCCCGGTCTGGGGACAGTGGCTGGGTCAGCGGGCCGGGCCGGGGGCCCAGACTCCCTCCCTTGGGCCGCCAGCCCCGCCCTGCTGCCCCAGAGGTGGCGGGGCG
This region of Phocoena phocoena chromosome 15, mPhoPho1.1, whole genome shotgun sequence genomic DNA includes:
- the ADRM1 gene encoding proteasomal ubiquitin receptor ADRM1 isoform X2, which encodes MTTSGALFPSLVPGSRGSSNKYLVEFRAGKMSLKGTTVTPDKRKGLVYIQQTDDSLIHFCWKDRTSGNVEDEPKTDQDEEHCRKVNEYLNNPPMPGALGASGSAGHELSALGGEGGLQSLLGNMSHSQLMQLIGPAGLGGLGGLGALTGPGLASLLGSGGPPASSSSPSSRSPSAAVTPSSTAPSTRTTPAPSAPAAASVSSPSPAPSPGNGASTAASPTQPIQLSDLQSILATMNVPAGPGGGQQVDLASVLTPEIMAPILANADVQERLLPYLPSGESLPQTAEEIQNTLTSPQFQQALGMFSAALASGQLGPLMCQFGLPAEAVEAANKGDVEAFAKAMQSSASPEQQEGGGQDRKDEEEDMSLD
- the ADRM1 gene encoding proteasomal ubiquitin receptor ADRM1 isoform X1 — translated: MTTSGALFPSLVPGSRGSSNKYLVEFRAGKMSLKGTTVTPDKRKGLVYIQQTDDSLIHFCWKDRTSGNVEDDLIIFPDDCEFKRVPQCPSGRVYVLKFKAGSKRLFFWMQEPKTDQDEEHCRKVNEYLNNPPMPGALGASGSAGHELSALGGEGGLQSLLGNMSHSQLMQLIGPAGLGGLGGLGALTGPGLASLLGSGGPPASSSSPSSRSPSAAVTPSSTAPSTRTTPAPSAPAAASVSSPSPAPSPGNGASTAASPTQPIQLSDLQSILATMNVPAGPGGGQQVDLASVLTPEIMAPILANADVQERLLPYLPSGESLPQTAEEIQNTLTSPQFQQALGMFSAALASGQLGPLMCQFGLPAEAVEAANKGDVEAFAKAMQSSASPEQQEGGGQDRKDEEEDMSLD